A single genomic interval of Amycolatopsis albispora harbors:
- a CDS encoding YcnI family protein: MSTKRFIQRAAVLAGVAGLTGLMGAGLASAHVTADYYGQEPQKGGRGLIVLRVPNEEADAGTTKVEVAFPAEYGITSARTKPVPGWSAEITKATLPTPVKNGKGADVAEVVSKITWTAQGGTKIAAGSGEYQEFEFNASTLPSTVDTLVLPATQTYENGKVVAWDAPPPPDGGEEPEHPAPTIKLAAASSGGDHGHDAAATSSGEQSSGHNEASAASATDNTARWLGGVGLAVGALGLGVGAGATIRARRGAAPKADA, translated from the coding sequence ATGTCGACAAAACGATTCATCCAGCGCGCTGCCGTGCTCGCGGGCGTGGCCGGGCTCACCGGCCTGATGGGTGCCGGGCTGGCCTCGGCGCACGTCACCGCGGACTACTACGGGCAGGAGCCGCAGAAGGGCGGCCGCGGCCTCATCGTGCTGCGCGTGCCCAACGAGGAAGCCGACGCCGGCACCACCAAGGTCGAGGTCGCCTTCCCCGCCGAGTACGGGATCACCTCCGCGCGCACCAAGCCGGTGCCGGGCTGGTCCGCCGAGATCACCAAGGCCACGCTGCCGACCCCGGTGAAGAACGGCAAGGGCGCCGACGTGGCGGAGGTGGTCAGCAAGATCACCTGGACCGCGCAGGGCGGCACCAAGATCGCCGCCGGATCCGGGGAATACCAGGAGTTCGAGTTCAACGCGTCCACCCTGCCGTCCACTGTGGACACCCTGGTGCTGCCGGCCACGCAGACCTACGAGAACGGCAAGGTGGTGGCCTGGGACGCGCCGCCGCCCCCGGACGGCGGCGAGGAGCCGGAGCACCCGGCGCCGACGATCAAGCTGGCCGCGGCGAGCAGCGGCGGTGACCACGGCCACGACGCCGCGGCCACGAGTTCCGGCGAGCAGTCGTCCGGCCACAACGAGGCGTCGGCTGCTTCGGCCACCGACAACACCGCGCGCTGGCTCGGCGGGGTCGGCCTCGCCGTCGGCGCGCTGGGTCTCGGTGTCGGCGCGGGCGCGACCATCCGCGCACGCCGCGGTGCGGCCCCGAAGGCGGACGCATGA
- a CDS encoding copper resistance CopC family protein, whose amino-acid sequence MRRILVAVLTATALLGLASPALAHNVLVSSDPAKGTTLQEGPARVTLTFDQYVQSADVNQVAVTGPDGSQWAEGAVEVKGNVVSAPLRPLGPAGEYTIGFRILSADGHAVSDEIKFTLAKAGTGTPAAADAARSGGTGGGAAEEASGGVPLWVWIAGAVVLLALGLVFALRAGKEPTKS is encoded by the coding sequence ATGAGGCGGATCCTGGTCGCGGTGCTGACCGCGACGGCGCTGCTCGGCCTCGCCTCCCCGGCGCTGGCGCACAACGTGCTGGTGTCGTCCGACCCGGCGAAGGGCACGACGCTGCAGGAGGGCCCGGCGCGGGTCACCCTGACCTTCGACCAGTACGTGCAGTCCGCCGACGTGAACCAGGTCGCGGTCACCGGCCCCGACGGCTCGCAGTGGGCCGAGGGCGCGGTCGAGGTCAAGGGCAACGTGGTGTCGGCGCCGCTGCGCCCGCTCGGCCCGGCCGGTGAGTACACGATCGGTTTCCGCATCCTGTCCGCGGACGGGCACGCGGTGAGCGACGAGATCAAGTTCACCCTGGCGAAGGCGGGCACCGGCACCCCGGCGGCCGCCGACGCGGCGCGCTCCGGCGGCACCGGCGGCGGCGCGGCCGAAGAAGCGTCCGGCGGCGTCCCGCTGTGGGTGTGGATCGCCGGCGCGGTGGTGCTGCTCGCGCTGGGCCTGGTGTTCGCGCTGCGCGCGGGTAAGGAACCGACGAAGTCATGA
- a CDS encoding phosphotransferase enzyme family protein, which produces MDGRFTREKLDGALAQACALLGVESRGARLLRFTNNAVYSLAGAPVVVRIVGSRTLRHRAYKVVTVAEHFARHGVPAIRLFGDLPQPLELGEHRVTVWERVPGPAGQGTAADLAALLRQVHRLPPPDGVGDWAPLDDVRARVADAEELAPGDRRFLLDRCAEVEEQLAEVEFALPKALVHGDAHPGNVIAGPDGPVLCDFDSSCVGPPEWDLIPLAVGRERFGDPAGRYRELVEGYGFDVTRWSGFPALRAARELKLTTSVLPILRSHPYVRGQLRMRLADLRAGRTGTRWSRYR; this is translated from the coding sequence TTGGACGGCCGGTTCACCAGGGAGAAGCTGGACGGGGCGCTCGCGCAGGCGTGCGCCCTGCTCGGCGTGGAATCCCGCGGGGCGCGGCTGCTGCGGTTCACCAACAACGCGGTCTACTCGCTGGCCGGCGCGCCAGTCGTGGTGCGGATCGTCGGTTCGCGGACGCTGCGCCACCGCGCGTACAAGGTGGTCACCGTGGCCGAGCACTTCGCCCGGCACGGCGTGCCCGCCATTCGCCTGTTCGGTGACCTGCCGCAGCCGCTGGAGCTGGGCGAACACCGGGTGACGGTGTGGGAGCGCGTGCCGGGGCCCGCCGGTCAGGGCACCGCCGCCGACCTGGCCGCGCTGCTGCGCCAGGTGCACCGGCTGCCACCGCCGGACGGCGTCGGCGACTGGGCGCCGCTGGACGACGTCCGTGCCCGCGTGGCCGACGCCGAGGAGCTGGCACCCGGCGACCGGCGGTTCCTGCTGGACCGCTGCGCCGAGGTGGAAGAACAGCTGGCCGAGGTCGAATTCGCGCTGCCGAAGGCGCTGGTCCACGGGGACGCGCACCCCGGGAACGTGATCGCCGGGCCGGACGGGCCGGTGCTGTGCGACTTCGACTCGTCCTGCGTCGGCCCGCCGGAGTGGGACCTGATCCCGCTGGCCGTCGGCCGCGAGCGGTTCGGCGACCCCGCCGGGCGCTACCGGGAGCTGGTCGAGGGGTACGGCTTCGACGTGACCCGCTGGTCCGGCTTCCCGGCGCTGCGGGCGGCCCGCGAGCTGAAGCTCACCACCAGCGTGCTCCCGATCCTGCGCAGCCATCCGTACGTCCGGGGGCAGCTGCGGATGCGGCTGGCCGACCTGCGCGCGGGCCGGACCGGTACCCGATGGAGTCGGTACCGCTGA
- a CDS encoding copper resistance D family protein, with amino-acid sequence MTQAETTSRVRYSTLFCVVTAALVGALIGVALSATAPIPGVTEVSEVVSVAIPIVRVLLDIAAVATIGLSLLSVLVGYDRPKLTEPVLRLARPAAVASALVWSVTAFVALVLQTAEFRPQAETIGAGDVWAYIVQIGAGKALLVVGVLALVHAGLGVLTLRHGEKVPAEVRVGLGLFALLPLPVTGHASNWDYHDYTMISMELHVMSAVAWTGGLGAMAVLLVGNRTLLAHALPRFSKLATLCLLLSAATGLFNGIVEINLNPTMDLMTGLLTTPYGQLVLLKLACTGVIALLGAHVRWRLMPKIMRHERTALALWATLELTVMGLAFGFAVVLTRAPVA; translated from the coding sequence ATGACCCAGGCCGAGACCACCTCGCGAGTCCGTTACTCCACGCTGTTCTGCGTGGTCACCGCCGCACTGGTGGGCGCGCTGATCGGCGTGGCACTGTCGGCGACCGCGCCGATCCCCGGGGTGACCGAGGTGAGCGAGGTGGTCTCGGTGGCCATCCCGATCGTGCGGGTGCTGCTGGACATCGCGGCCGTCGCGACGATCGGGCTGTCACTGCTGTCGGTGCTCGTCGGCTACGACCGGCCGAAGCTGACCGAACCGGTGCTGCGCCTGGCGCGGCCCGCCGCGGTGGCAAGCGCGCTGGTGTGGTCGGTCACCGCGTTCGTCGCGCTCGTGTTGCAGACCGCGGAGTTCCGCCCGCAGGCCGAAACCATCGGCGCGGGGGACGTGTGGGCGTACATCGTGCAGATCGGCGCGGGCAAGGCGCTGCTCGTGGTCGGGGTGCTGGCGCTGGTGCACGCCGGGCTCGGTGTGCTCACACTGCGGCACGGCGAGAAGGTGCCCGCGGAGGTGCGGGTCGGGCTGGGCCTGTTCGCGCTGCTGCCGCTGCCGGTCACCGGGCACGCGTCGAACTGGGACTACCACGACTACACGATGATCTCGATGGAGCTGCACGTGATGAGCGCCGTCGCCTGGACCGGCGGCCTCGGCGCGATGGCGGTGCTCCTGGTCGGCAACCGGACTCTGCTGGCGCACGCCCTGCCGCGCTTCTCGAAGCTGGCCACCCTCTGTCTGCTCCTCTCCGCGGCGACCGGGCTGTTCAACGGGATCGTCGAAATCAACCTGAACCCGACGATGGACCTGATGACCGGGCTGCTCACCACGCCGTACGGGCAGCTGGTCCTGCTGAAGCTGGCTTGCACCGGCGTGATCGCCCTGCTCGGCGCACACGTGCGGTGGCGGCTGATGCCGAAGATCATGCGCCACGAACGGACCGCGCTGGCGCTTTGGGCCACCCTGGAACTCACCGTGATGGGCCTGGCCTTCGGCTTCGCGGTGGTCCTCACCAGAGCGCCGGTCGCCTAG
- a CDS encoding ATP-binding protein, producing the protein MTTGQGSMTTAPAPRRSPEVEPAVPRELEHPPAHFTNRTEQLELLDRLLDGPRDRPVVQVISGLGGIGKSALARHWVHRVRARFPRGQLYADLGAFNAGGPTDTGELLKRFLEAFGIDGKKQPAGLDELKALYRSETAGRPLLVVLDDAVSSEQVAPLIPTASGSVVVVTSRFRLGGLRASHGARRLELTKFEHGHGVQLLSAIVDDERTEVLSPHLTQMVSFCDGLPIALHVLGVKLANQPHLSAARAAAQLERLRLAALADQKENLSVTSTFDLSYQDLSPEAARLYRALGLHPGPEFGLGAASGAAGRSVDDTEVLLGELVQSGLLDANQDRFEFHDLVRMHAGDKAAADPVEAEAARRRILEWYLHAARRTEDTLTVPDQDRIPYEFAGHAPDADSLPGNDDALPWLERERPNLIAAIKDAVRHELPELAWQLAAAMWPLFLLRKHYRDFLTVSQLGVECAEEWGNTSAKALMLNRSGAACRGAGRFDEAIEYYTAAKETLAGGGDQAIAIRSMEGLGLVALAQGRTEDALAHFEENLAYARRLERAHDVNLALVNLGVTLVKAGRAHEAVDRLEQAKSLLDAQGDEYNRARAQIDLGRALAHDERFDEARAQVGAALATMESAGSAFEQARAIHALGDVAKLAGDIAEARARYEAALPIYTELNRPEAKPLAEELRSLA; encoded by the coding sequence GTGACCACCGGCCAGGGTTCGATGACCACCGCGCCGGCGCCGCGGCGTTCGCCGGAGGTGGAGCCGGCGGTGCCGCGGGAGCTGGAGCACCCGCCCGCCCATTTCACCAACCGCACCGAGCAGCTGGAGTTGCTGGACCGGCTGCTCGACGGTCCCCGCGACCGGCCCGTGGTGCAGGTGATCAGCGGGCTCGGCGGCATCGGCAAGTCCGCGCTGGCGCGGCACTGGGTGCACCGCGTCCGCGCGCGCTTCCCCCGCGGGCAGTTGTACGCCGATCTCGGCGCCTTCAACGCCGGCGGACCCACCGATACGGGTGAACTGCTCAAGCGGTTCCTCGAGGCCTTCGGCATCGACGGCAAGAAGCAGCCCGCCGGGCTCGATGAGCTGAAGGCGCTCTACCGCTCCGAGACCGCGGGCCGTCCGCTGCTGGTGGTGCTCGACGACGCCGTGTCCTCCGAGCAGGTGGCCCCGCTGATCCCCACCGCGTCCGGCAGCGTGGTGGTGGTGACCAGCCGTTTCCGCCTCGGCGGGCTGCGTGCGAGCCACGGGGCGCGGCGCCTCGAGCTGACCAAGTTCGAGCACGGCCACGGCGTCCAGCTGCTGTCGGCGATCGTCGACGACGAGCGCACCGAGGTGCTCTCCCCGCACCTGACGCAGATGGTGTCCTTCTGCGACGGACTGCCGATCGCGCTGCACGTGCTGGGCGTCAAGCTGGCCAACCAGCCGCACCTGTCCGCTGCGCGCGCCGCCGCCCAACTGGAACGATTGCGGCTGGCGGCATTGGCGGACCAGAAGGAGAACCTCTCGGTGACCAGCACCTTCGACCTCTCGTACCAGGACCTGTCCCCGGAGGCGGCGCGGCTCTACCGCGCGCTCGGCCTGCACCCGGGGCCCGAGTTCGGGCTCGGCGCCGCGTCCGGCGCCGCCGGGCGGTCGGTGGACGACACCGAGGTGCTGCTCGGCGAGCTGGTGCAGTCCGGGCTGCTCGACGCGAACCAGGACCGGTTCGAGTTCCACGACCTGGTGCGCATGCACGCCGGGGACAAGGCCGCCGCCGATCCGGTGGAGGCCGAAGCCGCCCGCCGCCGCATCCTCGAGTGGTACCTGCACGCCGCGCGCCGGACCGAGGACACGCTGACCGTGCCCGACCAGGACCGCATTCCGTACGAGTTCGCCGGCCACGCGCCCGACGCCGACTCGCTGCCCGGCAACGACGACGCCCTGCCGTGGCTGGAGCGCGAGCGGCCCAACCTGATCGCCGCGATCAAGGACGCCGTCCGGCACGAGCTGCCCGAGCTGGCCTGGCAACTGGCCGCCGCGATGTGGCCGCTGTTCCTGCTCCGCAAGCACTACCGCGACTTCCTCACGGTCAGCCAGCTCGGCGTGGAGTGCGCCGAGGAATGGGGCAACACCTCGGCGAAGGCCCTGATGCTGAACCGTTCGGGCGCCGCCTGCCGCGGTGCCGGGCGGTTCGACGAGGCCATCGAGTACTACACGGCGGCGAAGGAAACCCTGGCCGGCGGTGGTGACCAGGCCATCGCGATCCGGTCCATGGAGGGGCTGGGCCTGGTCGCGCTGGCGCAGGGCCGGACCGAGGACGCGCTGGCCCACTTCGAGGAGAACCTGGCCTACGCCCGCCGCCTCGAGCGCGCGCACGACGTGAACCTCGCGCTGGTCAACCTCGGCGTGACGCTGGTCAAGGCGGGCCGGGCACACGAGGCGGTGGACCGGCTGGAGCAGGCCAAGTCGCTGCTCGACGCCCAGGGCGACGAGTACAACCGCGCCCGCGCGCAGATCGACCTCGGCCGGGCGCTCGCGCACGACGAACGGTTCGACGAGGCACGCGCCCAGGTCGGCGCCGCGCTCGCCACGATGGAATCGGCCGGGTCGGCCTTCGAACAGGCGCGCGCGATCCACGCGCTCGGTGATGTCGCGAAGCTCGCCGGTGATATCGCCGAGGCCCGCGCGCGTTACGAAGCGGCGCTGCCCATTTACACAGAGCTCAACCGTCCCGAGGCAAAACCGCTCGCGGAAGAGCTCCGCTCACTCGCCTGA